TGCGAAGACTTCGAGCAGGGGATGATCGATCCCGCGAAGTGGAACGCCCAGATGGGGGGATCTGGCACCCTGGAAGTGCAGCAACAGATCATCCATAGCGGCAAGTACGCCTACCACGTGCACGGCAGTGGTGCGTCCCAGGACTTTGCGATGATCATCGCGACCGACGTTCCAGCGGCTTTGAAGGGTGCCGGCCCGCTCTATGGTCGCGCGTACGTCTATGCCAACACGAACGTTGGCTCGCATATCGAGCTCGGATTCGCCGGCAGCACGAGCAGCCCGACCGTGGCGCCAACGATCACCAAGGGAATGAACTTCAATTACATGGAGTTCGCCAACTACTCCAACTCCTGGCAACTCGGCTTCGACCTTTTCGCGCCAGCGCCCGACATTGCCAAGGGCTTCGTCGAGGAGGCGTCGTATCCACCGGCGCGCGACAAATATCCCGCCGGCACGTGGAACTGCCTTGAATGGGAGTTCGGCGACAACCCCGACCTGATGGTCCTCTGGGTCGACGGCCAACAGATCGATCAATTCGATGTTCAACACATCGACTACACCAGCGTCGCCCGCACCGCCGGAAGTGTCCTGAACGGAAAGAGCAGCGGCGTCATCGGCGGCTATAACTTCTTTGGGTTTGGCTTTCACTCTTACGGTGCCTCAACGACTGTCGAACGTTATTTCGACGACATCGCAATCGATATCAAAAGAGTCGGCTGCCTTCCCGACGCCCCATCCGGCGTCGGGAAGGCAAAGAGAGTTGGGAGATTGTAATGATCATCAAGCGGCTATTGATTGACTCATTGACAGTGACGATCGGCGCCGCGCTGCTCGTTGGATGTTCGGGCGACATCGGCTGGTCCAATGGTGGTCCAAGCGGCGCAACAGGCGGCGGCCAGCCGAACGGCGGCACGCCGAACAGTGGCCAGCCCAGCGGCGCAGGCGGCGGGACGCCGACGTCGGGCGCCGGCTTGCTCAATCTGCCGTCGGCGGCGCTACCAGCGAACGGCCTGCACAAGCTGACCGCGTGGGAATTCAGCAACAGCCTGCAAGATCTCCTGGGCAGCGCCGGACCACTGTCCCCGGTCGAGGTCGACACGCTGATCGGGGGATTCGCCACCGTCGGCGCGTCGTCGGTATCGATCTCGCCGGCCGGCGTCGGTCAGTACGAGACGGTCCTTGGCGCCGTAACCAACGTCGCGTTTGGCGATGCTGCCCACGCGGGGGCGGTCCTTCCCTGTGTGCCACAGTCGACGACGGATACCGCGTGCCTGACGTCCGCGCTGAACGCCTTCGGCCGCCGCGCTTTCCGGAGGCCGCTGTCCGCTGACGAGACGACGGCCTTCGTGAACCTCGCCACCAGCATCGGCACGCAAACAGGCGCCACAGTCCTTACCGGCGTCCAGCACGCGGTCTGGGCGATGTTGCAGTCGCCCGACTTTCTTTACCGCGTCGAGCTCGGCGCACCCAGCGCCTCTGACGGCGGCCGCCTCAAGTATACCGGCTTCGAGATCGCGTCGCGCCTGGCGGCCGTGATCTGGGGTTCGGTGCCCGACGATCCGCTGCTGGACGCTGCGGCGGGCAACACGCTGGCGACGCCGGGCGGGATCCGAACCCAGGTGCAACGGATGGTCGCCGACCCGCGCGCGCACCGGGCCTTGGCCGCCTTCGCCGATCAGCTGTTCGACGCGTTCGCGCTCAGCCAGGCGGACAAGGATCCCATGTTCACCGCGTACACGACCACGCTGCGGGCGGCGATGCTCAAGGAGATCGAGCTGCGCGTCGACGACATGACGTTCACCCAGAAGGGCGATTACCTGTCGCTCTTCGAGAGCACCACGACGTTCGTGAACAAAGAGCTGGCAACGTTCTACGGCGTTCCCTTCACCGCCACCGACAACGATTTCCACCGCGTCGACTTGCCGGCCGGCACGCCGCGCGTGGGCCTGCTGGGTTCGGCAGGGATCCTGGCCGGCCACGCCCACTCCCAGTTGACGTCACCCACGTCGCGCGGCAAGTACGTCGACACGATGCTCCTCTGCCGGACGGTGCCGCCGCCGCCGCCCGGCGTGCCGCCGCTGCCGGACCATGCACCGCCTGGATCGACGGTGCGGCAGGTGATGGAGGCCCACCGATCACAGGCTCAGTGCTCGGCCTGCCACGCGATGATGGATCCGATCGGGTTCGGGATGGAGAACTTCGACACCACCGGGCAGTACCGGACGTCCGACAACGGGCAACCGATCGACGCCTCCGGGACGCTGGACGGCGTGGCGTTCAACTCGCTGGCCCAGCTGGGGTCCGCGCTGCGCAAGAACGCCTCGACCGGGCCGTGCCTGGTCAGCAAGGTCTACGAAAACGCGCTCGGGCGGCAGCCGATCGACATCGACGCCGCGGCCCTGGATCAACTGATCACCAAGTTCAACGGCAGCGGCCACCACATCGATCAGTTGCTGGTCGATCTGGCCGGCAGCGACGGCTTTCGCTTCGTCAGCCCCAAGTAAGAAAATAAATAAGCAGGAAGACAGGAAGGCAGAGAGGAGATCCGATGCTCTACGGTCGTAACAGGCTCTCACGTCGTACGGTCCTGCGCGGGGCGATGCTCGGCGGGGCCACCGTCGCGCTTCCCCTGCCCCGCCTCGGTGCCATGCTGAACGGCAACGGCACTGCCTATGCCGACGGCACCGCGCTGCCGGTGCGCTTCGGCTGGTGGTTCTTCGGCAACGGCATCATCCCCGAGCGCTGGGTGCCATCGCGCACCGGTGTCGGCGACAACTGGGCGCTCAGCGAAGAGCTGGCGCCGCTGGAGAACGTCAAGCCCTGGGTCCAGGTCATCAGCGGCACGGCGATCAAGGTGCCGGACCGGGCGCCGCACTCCAGTTTCACCGCGGCGGCGCTCTCGGGCGCGGACAGCGCTCCGAAGACCACCTTGCTTCCAACGATCGAACAGGTCATCGGAAAGATGATCAACACCAGCACGACGTTCCCCACCGGGCTGCACATCGGCATCGGCAACTCGGGGGGCGGGACGGAGATCGGAGATACGCACTCGTTCTCGGGCATGAACATGCCCAACCCGCCCGAGTTCGACCCCAGCAACATGTTCAAGAAGCTGATGCCGTTTGCCAGCAGCGCG
This Polyangia bacterium DNA region includes the following protein-coding sequences:
- a CDS encoding DUF1588 domain-containing protein; this encodes MIIKRLLIDSLTVTIGAALLVGCSGDIGWSNGGPSGATGGGQPNGGTPNSGQPSGAGGGTPTSGAGLLNLPSAALPANGLHKLTAWEFSNSLQDLLGSAGPLSPVEVDTLIGGFATVGASSVSISPAGVGQYETVLGAVTNVAFGDAAHAGAVLPCVPQSTTDTACLTSALNAFGRRAFRRPLSADETTAFVNLATSIGTQTGATVLTGVQHAVWAMLQSPDFLYRVELGAPSASDGGRLKYTGFEIASRLAAVIWGSVPDDPLLDAAAGNTLATPGGIRTQVQRMVADPRAHRALAAFADQLFDAFALSQADKDPMFTAYTTTLRAAMLKEIELRVDDMTFTQKGDYLSLFESTTTFVNKELATFYGVPFTATDNDFHRVDLPAGTPRVGLLGSAGILAGHAHSQLTSPTSRGKYVDTMLLCRTVPPPPPGVPPLPDHAPPGSTVRQVMEAHRSQAQCSACHAMMDPIGFGMENFDTTGQYRTSDNGQPIDASGTLDGVAFNSLAQLGSALRKNASTGPCLVSKVYENALGRQPIDIDAAALDQLITKFNGSGHHIDQLLVDLAGSDGFRFVSPK